The genomic region attgcAATTGGACTTTTCCCCTTCAAGCGACTTGTCATTTACCCTGAGGCACATTTCCTTGATACTGCCCCCCAGAGGGAACGAGCGACAAAGGCATCCCTGGCTGATACTGGAGCGCCTTGTTCAGCATCCCGCCATCGTAGCCCTGTTGGCCAACCATCCGATGAGGCGTGGTGGAAGAGGATGAGGAAGTGGCCACCATGGTGTTGTGAGAGTGGGCTCCCTGTGCCAAAAGCAAGAAGCATTTATTTGGACTTCTTTCCATACGTgtttgccggccggccggccggccagctctGACCTTTTTCACCAGGTTGTCGGGCGGAACGTCTCTCCTGCCGAGCGAGTACGGAGCCCATTGATTGCTTCCCGACACGCCCTCTTGGTCATTGTCCAGCATGGCAGCCTGTTGGGAGGGGGTCTACGAGACAGgaaaagggaaagaaaaaacaataacaacaaacccATTCAATTTGGATGACAACAATGCGACATTCCCAACATCATAGAAGATCCGCAACTCACAAACATAGCTGACACATGCGGCTCTTGTTTGTAGGAGTACAAGTGCATTCAAATGTTATTCACAGTTTGTACTATGGAGCGTCAATATTATGGAGCATCGGCAATTCTTTCCGATTTCATATACAGTAGTATAGTGCCACTGGCTCACTGTTTGGATTGGGATActcacaacagcagcagcagcagaaggaggaggaggtagTGGCAGCCAGCGGCCAGCAGGGGGCTCATGCTTAGTGTTATTGTAAAGGTTAAAGTTCAAAGTGCTGCTGCGCCCCTGGCCGTGACCCCCGCCCTGACAGAGCATGCCCAGCGTGAGCGTATTGTGCTTTAGGACACCACTCTGATTGGAAAAGACAACAgcacatgacatgacatgagaTGGAGGCAACACACACTGCTGCAGCATTgggaacacgcacgcacgcacgcacgcacgcacgcacgcacacgtacaCAAACATAGTGCGGAATTGCTGAAAGCACAGAAAAATGTTAGCTCGTGTCGAAATATTGTGTCATACAAGCAACAATCGGTGGACGACGTCATTCCGACACATTTGCGCGTGGGCCCATTTTTCCCGTAAATGGCTAACCGGGTCGAGATGAACCATTGCCACATTTTCTACGTAGGCTAACCGCCGAGTTGGGACCGTTCCCACGCTCTGTGAGACGGTTAGGTGGTGAAATGGAGCAATGGCCAATTAGGAGGGAAGCTGATGAGTGTCAGACACAAACAGACGAGCAACTGGTCATGGCGAGTCTTTGTCCGTCCGTgccgtgttcttttttttttttttttttttttcctacaatCGTAGGCTGGCTGACGAGAAATGACAGTGTGGAGCGGACGGACACCCGCATGCTGCCAGACACACGTACGAACGATCCGGTCAAGGCCTTAACACAAACTTGCAGACAGGGAGGGCTAGTACGTATGTGCGAGTGTGAATGCCGCTTTGACCGTACCCTGTCCAGGCGTTTGGCCTCAATGTGTCTCAGCAGCTGTTGCCTCCAGTCGGCGGGCATCTTGGAGGTGACGTCTTCGGGCTTCTGCGGCACCACGGGTCGTACCTTGACCGTGTCATCGGACGGCTTCTCCGGGCAGGTTGCCAGAGTATAGTCGGGAGGCATCTTCTCCAGGAGAGCCGCCATGGTGGGACGAGCCGAGACCGGACGTGCCTGATGGCCGAGCCAGCCGCAGTCAATTGCAATGCTGCGCGTCATTTGGAAGAACGAATGGAACGCTTTTGACTTGACCTCACTGCGGCACGGAAAATTGTTCGCGCCTTACGTGTTTCTCGTCACGTGCAGTGTGTTGTGGAGCGTATCCCGCAATGTATCAACGACATACGTAGTATTTGTATGTATACTGTGTGaggtgaggcgaggcgaggcgaggcgaggcgaggcgaggcgaggcgcggCACGGCACCTGAGATGCTCCGTAGGTCTCAGTGCTGTAGCTTCTTGCAGACAGGGGGCGCCGTTGAGTCAAGCTCTTGGTCGGGTAACCAATCATGGGTTTCTTCTGTTCCTGGTAGTTGGGATAATCGTCATCGTAGCGTCCATTTCTCTTGTTGTGCATCATTTGGTTGTCGGAATGCTCCATGGGGCTGGAATAAGCCAGGGCCCGACTATAGAGGGGAGGCTCCCCCTGATGCTGCGTGGTGACATGCAGGGGttactttccttttaataacattgCTTTTGTGTAATCATAGTAAAGGATCAATTGCCATTGCATACTTGCTGTCTGTACTGAGCTTCCTGCAGGGCCTCCTGCTGGGCTTCGTGGACTCTACGGAACAAAGCCAGTTCGGTAGAGCTCACTAGTGAGTCTGCTCTCCTCAAAAACCCTGGCCTAGAGCGCTGCGATGGgattggctgctgctgctgctgctgctgctgctgctgctgctgctgctgctgctgctgatgatgatgatgctgatgctgttgctgatgatgctgctgctgctgctgctgctgatgatgctgatgctgctgctgatgctgatTGGTGGATCCATCCTGACTGATCGGCGCTTGGGGGAAGGAGAACATCTCCAGCGGTGGGTAAGCACGATACCGAGGGCTCACCAACTCCTTGGGTAATGTCTTTCCAGGTTGATTGCCGTACTCCGATGCTTTTGACGAGTGGTTGACATAATCGGGCGTATTGGGGAAAGGGGGAGGAGCCCGTCTGTCCACGGTCACCTGATTGATGGATGTACAGGAAAACGCAATGAAGCTAAAAAAGCCCAATCGACGCTGGTAATATCCCTTGCGCGTACCTGGGGATTGTAGTTTTGGTCAAAGTGGTAGGCTTTATGCGGGACTGCAGGGGTTTGGTTGTGTCCCTGCTGGTTCTGGCTGCCATGTGCCGGGAATCCGAGTTCCTCGTCTAACATGGGTGCCGACTGGGAGCGAGCCATGTTGGTCTGCTCCATGGAACCAGGCAGCTCTTGTCGGTCCAAACTGCTCTGCTGCTCAATGGAGGCGCTGTAGCTGTCCACGGGAATACTGCGGGCCGAGAAGGAGCATTGCAAAAGGTGCGAgtgaaggcaaggcaaggcaaggcaaggcaaggcaaggcaaggcaaggcaaggcaaggcaaggcaaggcaaggcaaggcaaggcaaggcaaggcaaggcaaggcaaggcaaggcaaggcaaggcaggcaCACAACCCTACCTGTATACTTTATAGGCGCCAATGTCGATCTCGTCGATGCTCTGGGATTTCTTAAACCTGGACCTTGTTTCTTTCATCATGGGAGACAGCCGCTCAGAGCTTTTACTCATGACCACGGTTACCTTGTTGCCCCCGGTGACAGTGAGCTGGTCCTTTCTGTTTTGCTCCGCCTGATTGTTATGGTAAGACCAACTCCCGGGAAGAGGCCCTGATGATTGCTCCCGCCTTGGTGCCAAAAGGAGTGAGAGGTCAGGTCAAGGGCAAGTCAACCCATTTCACCTGTCGGTGCTTCGGGACAAATATTCAATCACCGGTTTGTATTAAAGCGGGAAGATGGTCAAGAAAAACACATTGCTTCTTTGACCGAGCAACGGCGCTGGTCCCCAAACATGTTTTGTTCTTTGCGTGCGCACCGACGTGAGGCGGAGTTCAACTATCGCCCGTGGAACGCTGAGATTACCGAGGAGTAAAATGACGGATCGTCTCCCAGTTACCTTTGGTCTGCCACCTTGCGGTCCGGGTTGGGGCTCGAGGTCGGCGTAAGGTCCAATTTGGAGGGAAAGGCCGTCCTGTCTTCCAAGGGGCTCGGGGTTCGGGTCCAATTCTGCCAAGGATTCTGGGAGGCTTGTGCAGAAGCCTGGGCTTCGTTGTCATGCGCGGAGCGTTGGTTGCCGTGAAAGGGCAGCGTCTGCGCGTCCAACTCTAAGGGGACGCCCACGATTCGTTCTTGCCTCATGAGaggacggcggccgtgggtggaCTGGCTTCGAGGTTTGGAACCCAGCGCCGGGTTCCCCTGGCTGCTTTTGGACGGGTCGAGGGGAGACTCCTCGGCATCGAATCCGGTGTTGTCGTAGTGAGGGGCTTCGGCCCAGTCGAAAGGCTCGCTTAAGGGACGCCTGTCTCCACGTTGCTGCATGGTCCCTGACGGCGGAGTTTCTCTTTGCGACAGCAGGGGCTTGGTCTCAATGGGTTTGGGAAAGGATTGGGCCAACCTGAATTAGGACAGAGGAGCGGCAGTGTCAAAATGAGACCCATTTCAAGCCAATGAAAACATGTCCGTACATGTACTGGCTTCTTCGACGCCTGTTGATACGAAACAATCATTTGGAGTGGCTTTGGATCGAGATGACGCTAACAGTTTCCCTTTCAAACATATGGCTGTCTTGAGTCGCTTACTCACTTAATTGTGAAACTACGTCATCGAAGCTTTATGTTTGTGATCACACTTAAGTTATGCATACTGTTGTTTGTAGTGGTGGAGGAGGATGAgatgatgagatgagatgagctgagatgagatgagatgagatgagctgagatgagatgagatgcagAGTGAATCATAATGGCTCTGCAGCATCCTAATGAGCTTCTCTGACCTTGACAGAGCAAGCAGAGGAATGGGAAAGAGAAGACGGATAAAGCAAAGTGACGAGACGGAAGGCAGAAGTTGAGAAGATGGCGTTGAATGAAAAGTAGGACGGATAGTAGACATGGTTGGCTGGCACTGAACGCGAGCCATTCTTGTGGCTACCTACCTGTTGGTCCAGTGCGTCTGAGGATTCGGGTCTTTGTTGGGCGCCGGCGGCATGACAGGGTTGTGTTGGTGCGCGTGAGAGTGAGGGTGGGAGTGGGAGTGAGTGTTAGCGGGTGGGTTGGACGAGCCAGAGGAGCCAACCGAGGGAGAGTAATCAGAGTAGGTGGCCGAGGAGCCGCTGTGGTTCAGACAGTGGAGCTTGTCCACCTCTTCGTCTGTAGACTCTACACACAAAGACATTACACTTGCTTACAATGGAGGAAGGTGAATTTTGTTGATATGATTTTGCCAAACATACGACGTACCTCGGTTTAGCAATACAACAGACTGATGCGTACACATTTGAAAATGAAAGTGGCACACGTGTGGCAAGAGCTCACTGGTTTCCAGCTTGCCTTCCCTCACTCTCGGAAATCAATCTCACAAggcccgagcgagcgagcgagcgagcgagcgagcgagcgagcgcttcgCATGAGACGTCTTGAACGTGTTTATGTACGTATGTTTTTGTGCAATCGGGCACCTTTCTTATCCTTGCCGAGCAGCACCACCTTCGGTTTGTACATGGGCGGCTCCACTAGGGTGGGCCTCATGTCGGAGATGCGGATGTCGTTGGGTGAGCCGCCCATCGAGTCCTGTTGGAAGTCACTCGTTAGTCCAAAGATGGATTGagctcaccaaatgattcccgagcgcgggcggcaccgctgctgctcactgctcccctctcccccaggggatggatccaaatcacacggggatgggttaagtgCAGAGACAGATTTCGccgcacccagatgtgtgtgtgtgtgtgtgcgtgacgatgatcattgggactttaactttcgaTGGATGGAGCTGCATCTTAAAATTGGACCGCTAGCAGTCTACGACAGCAACAATGCGGAGCTCTTGACTTGAATGCGTTTGTGGTCTGACGTTGAATTTGCTTCAATTGTAGTATGTACGTATATCTGAGCAAAGCTTTGAGCTCCAAACCTCTGAGCTCTCCGTCAGGTCCTCTTTGTCCTTCCTCTTTGGGATGTCAATGCCAGAGTTATGCATCGGTCCCTGATCCATGAGCTGAGTCTGAGAGAAGTCCTGCATCTCTCGGTCTGTTACCTAGGACGCACAGAAGACAGCAAACATTGACGCTTCAATTGACGCTTTCATGATGTGCGGTGTGCGtgcggtgtgcgtgtgtgcggtgtgtgtgtgtgtgtgtgtgcgcgcgtttgACCTCTTTGGGAGGCAGGGGCCACGGTGGTTCGTACGCTTCTTTACTATGATGTGTAAGTTCCATGTTGGTTCCTGCGGAGGTGGCAGTGCCTGTGCTAAGatggtgctggtgctggtgctggtgcCCATGGCCCGTGTGAACATTTTTACCCACGAGGCTTTGCACTGACTTGACCATGTTCTTCAAGTCCTCGGGATAGGGTGTAGGATAACGTTTTAGGTTGATCTCCACCTGTTGGGAAAGATCAGAGCAATGTTAACTCCAACTTTTGCTGctttcatttttacattttaacgTCGTTCATATGTGTGCCGATGAAAAACTAAAGAAAACAGAAAAGACCATCATTTGTAGTACGGAAGCATGAACGCCACTGTCTGTCAGTGTCAGAAATGAGGAAAAATCCATTGCGGTCGGTGGTGAATCAAAGAAAAACCAACCCCGTCAAACGATTCCTGAACATACATAATTGTACGTACGTAGATAGACGGACACGTACAAGTACATGGAGACAGACGGAATACGGGCAGACCTTGACCTTCCCGGAGTTGTcttcctcttctttcttgtCCTCAAAGTCAAAGGCCACAGTCATCCTCTGTTGTCTCTGCTCCTCCCACAGAGTCGGATTAAAGCTGTCGCTGTCCGACTGATAATCTGGAAAGTAAAACGTCCCATTGTAAATGATGGTGAGAgggataaaagcaaaaaaaaggacaaaaactTTCTCAACATgccatgattgtttttttgaaaGCAATCCCAGAGATACGTATTTGTATACATTTCATTCTTGCATGAAATGACCAAGTGACCAGGCTCAGACTCCACATTCATGTTTTCATTCATACGCGCACGTGTACACacggcgcacgcacgcacgcacgcacgcacggacgcacACGCAGTTTGTACCCTCATCGTGACGAGGTTGTTGAGGAAACATGTAGTTGGTCAAAACCTTCTGTTTGGTGTCGGGGTGGGCTTCTGTCTGTAGGGGGATCAGAGCCTTGGACTGCAATGACAGCAGACACATTCGGATCAGCTTTCAAACCACCTCAAACCACGGAGTATGcacgtgaagaagaaaaaaaaactcatatcACTTTCGGAGCACATTAGTGTTGAATTCATACGTTTCATTTCCGTGTGCATAATActcctatccatccatccatccatccatccatccatccatccatccatccatccatccatccatccatccatccatccatccatccatccatccatccatccatccatccatccatccatccatccatccatccatccatccatccatccatccatccatccatccatccatccatccatccatccatccatccatccatccatccatccatccatccatccatccatccatccatccatccatccatccatccatccatccatccatctatggcCTGGAAAGCACAGCTGACAACGGTGAAACAGCTAAATGAACCTCATTTCCTAAGCAACCTCTTGTTTGCATTGAAAGTATTACAGTATACGATTAAAATACACCAACGTATTTCAAACTTGAAGGTACGTATGTCTGATTGCGTATGCTGTCATTCAAACATGTGTGCTGAAATAGCGTCATAAAAGCTGCAAACTGTAGGCCAGACATGATATTGGATGTTGATTGCATGTCTAGTTTTGCAAAGCACGCCTAAGGGGCGTACGCAACAAATGAGGAGCAGGTCCGAAATATTGCCGTATTGCCAGCATCGTCCGAGCCATTGATTTTGGGGGAGCGCTACCTGATTGTCAGAAAGCCAGAGAGCCGCCAGGTCCTTCAGCTTGGTAAAGGTGAACGGCAGATTCTTTAACCTGAAAATGAGAGACGGGAGCCAGAATGAGAAAAAGATCTTTTCTCTTCCTACGTACTCAACAGCCCGCAGAGCAAGTCGCCATAGCAACACACTCttcagttgccatggcaactgtaGGCAGAAGGAGCAAATACAAAATCATTGACAGAGAGCTTCCTTTGCGgtacgcgcgtgcgtgcgtgcgtacctaTTATCACTGAGGTTTAGGACTCGTAGTTTGGTCATCTGTCCGATCTCATCGGGGAGGAACTCCAGCTTGTTGGATCGGAGTGACATCACCGTCACGTTCTTACAGTTACCGATCTGAAAACGTACACACCGCGCGTGGGCGACAAATTGCACGGACGACGCATTCGACCGAGAGGTGAGATTGGCTCCTTCCTCACCTCTCGGGGAAGTTCTATGAGGAAGTTCTCATCGGCAGCAAAGGTCCTAAGATTGTGCAAGTAGCCAACGGTTGGAGGCAGTGACTCCAACTCGTTACAGCTAGTGTCCAGTTCCTCCAACAGACAAAGACTGTGAGGGGCAGACATATTGAGAGAAAATggcaatgaaaaacaaaacatttttgatgcATGTACAGTAACGAAAGGGACCTCGTCATTTGCCATCATGAACTGCACAATCATACAAAGTCAAAGGACAGCACATTTACCAATCAATACATCGGCTTTTTAACAATCAGTAGATGTGGATTTCGATCCTCCGTTCTCCatttgaaatgtgtgtgtgtgtgtggatgagaAGCAGAGCCTGTTTGCAGTAATACTGCGTATATGGCGCTAAACTTGACCGGTCTTTGACCAGCACTGGCCCGGCGAACAGCAGACTAATGCTAATGAGCCAACAATTTTACATTGGTGTACTGTTATTGTTAACATTGCAAGAATGATTCCCACCAGCCTGGACCATCTGGGCCACCATACGGTTGGtggagaggaggggaggggaggggcatgtCTTATCCTTTATTTAGATATCTTAGCAGCCCGGAAATCCTTAAAGCAATGCCAGGTGTCAGAGTGAAGCAAAGTTGCACGATGCTTCTATAGCTGCTACAATATGGAGCTCGCTCATTACGTGCACTTGGCTGATGCGGCGGAGGAGAGAGGATAAACATCACGAGTATGTTCTTTGTGAAAGAACAAACAATTCAAGACTCTCTGTAAAGTCACGAGATGTACGTACATATGAAGAATATATAGTATTGAGGGAaaaaggacggacggacggatctaCATCATGGCTGCAATTGGTCTTTGTGacttgcatgcacacacatggaCGGAGGAGCTTTCTTACCTCCCAATGGTTCCGGGCAGTGAGGTCAGCTGGTTGTCATCCACTTTCAGTGTTGTCAGCTTCTTTAACATTCctgaaaagcaaagcaaagcaaagcaaccttGTTTACGTCACAACATTGAATGAGTCGCTATCAAACTGGAATCGTGTGACGACCTACCTAAAGAGTCAGGGAGGTGCTGAAGCATGTTGGAGGAGAGCAAAAGATCCTCTAAGGCCTCACAACCTGAAACATCCGTGTCCAAATTCTCAATACGATTCTTAGCTAAGTCTAAGTAGCGCAGCTGGCGAAGTTTTCCTAGTGACTGCAGAGTCAGAGAGATAAGGAAGGCAAACCATAGATAAAGCAGATCCACAAAACTGCAAAAGAACATTGTGTGTATCCATACATACGACTTAGCGACCTTACCCCTGGGATGGACTGCAGGGAGTTGTTGTCCATCCACAGCTCCTTTAGATTGTGAATCTGCTCCAACACCTCCGGCTAATACGCAAAAGACCAGCAGTCAACCAACCGAAACTTTTacgatgagagagagagagagagcgagagagcgagagagcgagagagcgagagagcgagagagcgagagagagcgagagagcgagagagcgagagagagcgagagagtgagagagacttCAATACTGTGGCAATTTaatacactcactcactcactcactcacgtcaGAGGGTACGCATCGCAATTTGCAGAGACGAAAATCACTAGTTATCACTTGTTATGGCCGAGCAGAACTGGTTACATCATCAAGAGAGCTGTGGCCATTGAGCGTGTGAACATAAATTAGTAGGCGAGAATCTGGGGACGCCAAGCGTGTGGTCAACTTCCCTCCCGTCTGACCCTGGTGTCACATTGTGtcatcttccttccttccttccttccttccttccttccttccttccttccttccttccttccttccttccttccttccttccttccttccttccttccttccttccttccttccttccttcctcagtGTGCCATTTCATGGTTCGGCTGAAGCCATGCATCACTTCTTAATGAGACATAGTAGTCTACGGAAGGAAGATTCATCACAATGTTGCCATGGCATTTGAAATGGGAATGGAGGCTGCCCGCCCCTGAAATGGGACTTGCCAACTGTGTGCTGGGACttgccatctctctctctctctctctctctctctctctctctctctctctctctctctctctctctctctctctctctctctctctctctctctctctcgctctctctcgctctctctctctctctctctctcgctctctctctctctctctccctctctcgctctctctctctcgctctctctctctctctctctcgctctctctctctctctccctctctcgctctctctcgctctctctctctcagtcaAATGGCCAAATTGAATGCCTTGGGTAACGTTCATATTTTAGATGAACACAACCCGCCCAATAGTACAGCAAACCTTCTCACCACTTCAGAGAATTCATTGCTACCCAGATCCAACCTCTCCAACTGTGTCAGTCGATGAATAGACCTGCAAGGAGACAGGAGAGTAAATGTCGTGCTTCCAATCAAGCACTTCACTCGTGGTTCAAATGTAACTTTTCAAAATGTTACTTTTATCAAATAAAACCGCTTTCACTGCTATTCAAGAGAACCTGCCAAGCGTGCAAATAACTTTCTTCCACAGCAAACTCAGTAAATTGGAGGAGACCAAATCACAGCACAGACACAAAGCCCAACTGAATCTTACTTTGGCAGGGTTTTCAGGTGGTTCTCTCTTAGCTCCAGGATCCGAAGTTTGGAGAGTCTATCAAGaacaaatttgaaaaaacatttgttttcgtCAGGCTCTTTGGCGGCTAGAACAAACAGGCCACATTTAATGTAGCGTCCCAAACATATAAGCCAATGTTCTTAAATTGAACATGCACCATTAGTTACTACTATTACGTGCCTGGGGCCAATAGAGTAGACGTAATATTAGAACTTCAAAAGATGACCGCTTTTCAAATTCAAACACCATCCAAAATGATACACGTGGCAAAGATCTCATGGTGCATTTTCATTGAATCAAAAACTCATTTTGTatagcatccatccatctggcCATCCCTATgctgctccatccatccatctgtcatccatccatctgtcatccatctgtcatccatccatccatctgtcatccatctgtcatccatccatccggccaTCCCTATgctactccatccatccatccatccatccgttcatccatccatccatccatccatccatccatccatccatccatccatccatccatccatccatccatccatccatccatccatccatccatccatccatccatccatccatccatccatccatccatccatccatccatccatccatccatccatccatccatccatccatccatccatccatccatccatccaggaaGTGACTAAAGACACGCCACGCTGATGCTGACACCATGCATGGAATTACCTGCCAAAGTTAGCTGGCAAGTACTCCAGGAAGGCATCGTTTAAGAAGAGCTGAGTCAGATTCAGGAGCTGCGTAAAACCATCTGGGAGCCTGCAAGACAAGACAAAGAGCACTGGAGAAgcaggaaggggaaaaaaaaaagcggagcCGTATTTCAATGCATTCTGTCAAGTGAAAGACAAGATACTACGTACAATGCAAAGATACAAGGCTGTACCTTGTACGTTACGCTTTTGACTCCAATCTAAACACTGCAATTTGTTCCGAATGGGACGATGTCTTACTTGGTGATGGGATTGACACTGGCCTCGACCACTGACAGGCCTTTACAACATTTGATATTATCTGGAAACTCCTGGATACCTGGGGGAAAAGCAGACAACAAGAGAAATGTGTGCTTGGTTGGGCATCTTTGGTTGGCTAACAGGAAGATAAGGAACTTTTGGCAACAAACGTGATTGTTTGAAAGTTGTCAAATGACTGAGGTTTTTCCATGACTCTGGATCTAGGAGGAACATGGAAATGCTGACGTTATTTCCGTAGCCCTTCCCTTCCAATAATGAGATTGTTCTAGCCGGAGAGATGATCAAGATCTTAAAAGCTGAAGGAAGGAACCAGATCATGGGAATGTGACAATAATTGATTACACGTGTGTGGTAGACATGACCTCTTCGCTGCGCTATTTTATGGACGCTGACTAGCATGGCATGTTTGTCAGCAAGCTGTAGAGGAAGATTCCAGCGCTTTGGAAGTATTTATTGTCTTTACCATTTTTACTGATGTCCAGCTCTTTCAGGTTAACCAGGCTGGCAATTGTGGTCGGAAGGTTGGAGAGGTCGTTATCAGGCATGCTCAGCTTCTTTAAGGCCTGGCAGCTGAACAGTTGCTAGAGACACAAAAAGGCATATTAGAATGACGTGGACTATAAGCATACACAAACAGGAAATAAGATTGATCTGGAGATGCGGATTGGAATATCAGAAATGGGACACATTTCTACCTTGGGGAGTTCCTCAATCTGGTTGGCATCCAGGTAGAGTTCCTCCAGAGTTCTCTCAAAGCTAAAGatttccttggggacctgctgcaAGCTGCAGTGGGAGTAGTCCAACACCGAGATGACTTCCTCTTCCCCGCGAAAACACCGGCATGGCACCAGCCGGCCAATCAGCTTCCTTTTTGTTGTCATTTCCAGACACTGGACTACAGaggcaaaaagaagaagaagaagaagaagaagaagaagaagaagaagaagaagaagaagtaaaTAGCATGTGTGTTCAACAATTGTTTGCTCAACTAGAGAACGGGTCCTGCCAACAAACGGTGACAACAAGTTAGCACCCATCAACGCAGGGATGACTGATGCTGCAGCATGTGCAAACGCAATCATGTGCTGAGATGCTTCATggagaatagatggatggacggacggcccaagcccgcccgcccgcgtgcgcgcgctcgctcgctcgctcgctcgctcgcatggCTAACATGGCTCCTCAGAATATGCATGTCTGTAGCAGCAAGAGAGAGTGAAAGCCTCAATGTCCCACGACAGCCATCACTTCAtgtgcggcagcagcagcagcagcagcagcagccttgcTAGCTATCTCCATGGTAACGGCTGTCATAGTGACGGTCTCCCAGGAGCCGGGTGTATTTTTACTCATCCTCTCTGTCATAAAACAGAACATGCTGCTCTCAGTGGGTGATTGCTCCACATTTGCAGTCCATGCTGCACTTCTACAAACAAATCAGACACCTTTCAAATACGTCTTTTCTTGTCTTGCACATACTCCATCTCTTCCCTCCGATCATAAAACAACTCTTTTCAAACTTGTAACCGAGCCTTGTCTTATAGGGCACATAAGGTGATGCAAAACATGATTGAACATGACTTCATCATTTTCAAGTGACATGGCAATCAAGGCAACAGGTACCTCCAGCAAGCACAACATTTGATGAGGTTGCAAACGTTCCAGATTGAAATATTTGTTGTTTGCTTAAAGGcttgagtcagccaact from Syngnathus scovelli strain Florida chromosome 10, RoL_Ssco_1.2, whole genome shotgun sequence harbors:
- the lrrc7 gene encoding leucine-rich repeat-containing protein 7 isoform X9, which encodes MDNYSALQLQCLEMTTKRKLIGRLVPCRCFRGEEEVISVLDYSHCSLQQVPKEIFSFERTLEELYLDANQIEELPKQLFSCQALKKLSMPDNDLSNLPTTIASLVNLKELDISKNGIQEFPDNIKCCKGLSVVEASVNPITKLPDGFTQLLNLTQLFLNDAFLEYLPANFGRLSKLRILELRENHLKTLPKSIHRLTQLERLDLGSNEFSEVPEVLEQIHNLKELWMDNNSLQSIPGSLGKLRQLRYLDLAKNRIENLDTDVSGCEALEDLLLSSNMLQHLPDSLGMLKKLTTLKVDDNQLTSLPGTIGSLCLLEELDTSCNELESLPPTVGYLHNLRTFAADENFLIELPREIGNCKNVTVMSLRSNKLEFLPDEIGQMTKLRVLNLSDNRLKNLPFTFTKLKDLAALWLSDNQSKALIPLQTEAHPDTKQKVLTNYMFPQQPRHDEDYQSDSDSFNPTLWEEQRQQRMTVAFDFEDKKEEEDNSGKVKVEINLKRYPTPYPEDLKNMVKSVQSLVGKNVHTGHGHQHQHQHHLSTGTATSAGTNMELTHHSKEAYEPPWPLPPKEVTDREMQDFSQTQLMDQGPMHNSGIDIPKRKDKEDLTESSEDSMGGSPNDIRISDMRPTLVEPPMYKPKVVLLGKDKKESTDEEVDKLHCLNHSGSSATYSDYSPSVGSSGSSNPPANTHSHSHPHSHAHQHNPVMPPAPNKDPNPQTHWTNRLAQSFPKPIETKPLLSQRETPPSGTMQQRGDRRPLSEPFDWAEAPHYDNTGFDAEESPLDPSKSSQGNPALGSKPRSQSTHGRRPLMRQERIVGVPLELDAQTLPFHGNQRSAHDNEAQASAQASQNPWQNWTRTPSPLEDRTAFPSKLDLTPTSSPNPDRKVADQRREQSSGPLPGSWSYHNNQAEQNRKDQLTVTGGNKVTVVMSKSSERLSPMMKETRSRFKKSQSIDEIDIGAYKVYSIPVDSYSASIEQQSSLDRQELPGSMEQTNMARSQSAPMLDEELGFPAHGSQNQQGHNQTPAVPHKAYHFDQNYNPQVTVDRRAPPPFPNTPDYVNHSSKASEYGNQPGKTLPKELVSPRYRAYPPLEMFSFPQAPISQDGSTNQHQQQHQHHQQQQQQQHHQQQHQHHHHQQQQQQQQQQQQQQQQQPIPSQRSRPGFLRRADSLVSSTELALFRRVHEAQQEALQEAQYRQQHQGEPPLYSRALAYSSPMEHSDNQMMHNKRNGRYDDDYPNYQEQKKPMIGYPTKSLTQRRPLSARSYSTETYGASQARPVSARPTMAALLEKMPPDYTLATCPEKPSDDTVKVRPVVPQKPEDVTSKMPADWRQQLLRHIEAKRLDRSGVLKHNTLTLGMLCQGGGHGQGRSSTLNFNLYNNTKHEPPAGRWLPLPPPPSAAAATPSQQAAMLDNDQEGVSGSNQWAPYSLGRRDVPPDNLVKKGAHSHNTMVATSSSSSTTPHRMVGQQGYDGGMLNKALQYQPGMPLSLVPSGGQYQGNVPQALNTPGQVYSSAGLPMTANQVQYNLHTSHASHQTPHPPNNPQYHSNQGMVHSNQVVVTTHSNMRPQSARCLLQTKGQKSTDGFQEQGTA